CCGGATCACGGTGGTAGCCGCCGGCCATCACCGTGACGAGCGGAACGCCCGCCCGCGCCGCCCAGCGGTAGACGCGGTCGTCGCGGGCGCGCAGGCCATCCAGGGTCAGGGCCAGCTTGCCGAGCTGGTCGCCGGCCAGCACGTCCGCCCCGGCGAGGTAGTACGCGAAGTCCGGGCGGAAGGCCGCCACGGCCGGAGCGACCCGGGCGTCCAGCGCCGCGAGGTACGCCCCGTCCTCCGTGCCGTCCGGGAGGGGCACGTCCAGGTCGCCCGTCTCCTTGCGGAAGGGGTAGTTGTTCGCCGCGTGCACGCTGACCGTCAGGACACGAGGCTCGTCGCGGAAGATGTGGGCGGTGCCGTTGCCCTGGTGGACGTCCAGGTCGAGGATCAGGATGCGGCGGGCGTGTCCGTGGTCGAGCAGCCAGCGGGCACCGATCGCCACGTCGTTTAGGAACGAGAAGCCCTCGGCGTGGTCCGCGTAGGCGTGGTGCGTGCCGCCGCCCAGGTTGAGGCCCAGGCCCAGCGTCAGGGCTTCGCGGGTGGCGGCCAGGGTCGCGCCGCTGCTGCCCACGCTTCTCTCCACGACCGCCGGACTCCACGCGAAGCCCAGCGCCCGCTCCTCCTCGCGCGTGACGTGCCCGTCCCGCCAGCGGCGCAGGTACGCGGGATCGTGCACGCGCTCGGCGTCTGCCCACGCCAGGTCCGGGGCGTCCAGCAGGGGGAGGCGCGCGGCCGCACCCTCCAGCAGCAGCCCGATGAACTCTCGCGGCAGGAACTGGCGGCGCGGCGCCGGCCCGGCCGCGTGGACCGCGCGGCGCAGCGGCGTGAAGGCGCGGTACGGGTGGGGGCCGGCGGGCACACCCCAGGCTAGCGGCGCTCGGCGGTCCATGATGGAGCATGGTCGACCTTGTGAAGCGCCTGAACCTCAGCGTGCCGGTCGTGCTCGCCCCGATGGCGGGCGGCGTGGGCACACCGGCCCTGGCGGCGGCCGTATCGGCGGCGGGCGGGCTGGGCAGCCTCGGCGCGGCGTACCTGACCCCGGCGCAGATCGAGGAACACGTCGCGGACGTGCG
This region of Deinococcus metalli genomic DNA includes:
- a CDS encoding histone deacetylase family protein, with the protein product MPAGPHPYRAFTPLRRAVHAAGPAPRRQFLPREFIGLLLEGAAARLPLLDAPDLAWADAERVHDPAYLRRWRDGHVTREEERALGFAWSPAVVERSVGSSGATLAATREALTLGLGLNLGGGTHHAYADHAEGFSFLNDVAIGARWLLDHGHARRILILDLDVHQGNGTAHIFRDEPRVLTVSVHAANNYPFRKETGDLDVPLPDGTEDGAYLAALDARVAPAVAAFRPDFAYYLAGADVLAGDQLGKLALTLDGLRARDDRVYRWAARAGVPLVTVMAGGYHRDPATLIAARLGTLDAALAAYVEPQARREG